The following proteins come from a genomic window of Lolium rigidum isolate FL_2022 chromosome 5, APGP_CSIRO_Lrig_0.1, whole genome shotgun sequence:
- the LOC124651356 gene encoding uncharacterized protein At2g39795, mitochondrial-like — translation MARALLRRALSLAPAAPTGLSAISSSTTTAAVAPLRSPFDDRLLRLLRSEISYISDRRPPYRPPTSFKSFAVEDRPGEQWVRLRAAHGPTEQIKIDATLFDGAAEPGPDASLFHRVEALERGPRLHLSLIVEVARADRVLGFICSAWPDDLTIRHVLTLRGAGAAASDRSGRDFAKLEPAEREAVKEFLQEREVDAELAEFLHDYVANKEKMEMLRWLKTVESFVEK, via the exons ATGGCGCGCGCCCTCCTCCGCCGCGCGCTCTCCCTCGCCCCCGCGGCACCGACGGGTCTTTcagccatctcctcctccaccaccaccgccgccgtcgcgcccctGCGCTCCCCATTCGAcgaccgcctcctccgcctcctgcgCTCCGAGATCTCCTACATCTCCGACCGCCGCCCGCCCTACCGG CCGCCGACCAGCTTCAAGTCGTTCGCCGTGGAGGACCGACCGGGGGAGCAGTGGGTGCGCCTGCGCGCCGCCCACGGCCCGACCGAGCAGATCAAGATCGACGCCACGCTGTTCGACGGCGCCGCGGAGCCGGGCCCGGACGCGTCCCTCTTCCACCGGGTCGAGGCGCTCGAGCGGGGCCCGCGCCTCCACCTCAGCCTCATCGTCGAGGTCGCCCGGGCCGACCGCGTCCTGGGGTTCATCTGCTCCGCCTGGCCCGACGACCTCACCATCCGCCACGTGCTCACCCTAAGAGGAGCCGGCGCCGCTGCAAGTGACCGCAGTGGGCGTGACTTCGC GAAGCTGGAGCCTGCGGAGAGGGAGGCGGTGAAGGAGTTCCTGCAGGAGAGGGAGGTGGACGCCGAGCTCGCCGAGTTCCTGCACGACTACGTGGCCAACAAGGAGAAGATGGAGATGCTCCGGTGGTTGAAGACGGTCGAATCGTTCGTCGAGAAGTAA
- the LOC124656381 gene encoding cell number regulator 13-like, translating into MIIQAAETAHRNKKKCERLVRRVSMIADLLPHLRELQDPELALPLSGLDDALREAHGLVLSCQARSAGYRFVMAGRQAQRFRDVEGRIDAYLIVFPVVSHIAITRRLDRMCHLQRQLSDHSSASVLPSPGPTSPALLLSSEATPAPEVEDVVANPERALSLVCS; encoded by the coding sequence ATGATCATACAGGCGGCGGAGACTGCTCACAGGAACAAGAAGAAGTGCGAGCGGCTCGTGCGCCGCGTCTCCATGATCGCCGACCTGCTGCCGCACCTGCGCGAGCTCCAGGACCCGGAGCTGGCGCTGCCGCTGTCCGGGCTAGACGACGCGCTCCGGGAGGCGCACGGGCTGGTGCTGTCCTGCCAGGCGAGGAGCGCCGGGTACCGGTTCGTCATGGCCGGCAGGCAGGCCCAGAGGTTCCGGGACGTCGAGGGCAGGATCGACGCCTACCTCATCGTCTTCCCCGTGGTCAGCCACATCGCCATAACCCGCCGCCTCGACCGAATGTGCCACCTCCAGCGCCAGCTCTCAGATCACTCAAGCGCAAGCGTTTTACCATCGCCAGGGCCAACCTCCCCTGCATTGCTACTCTCATCTGAGGCCACTCCCGCTCCGGAGGTGGAAGACGTCGTAGCCAACCCCGAGAGGGCGCTCAGCCTCGTTTGCAGCTAG